AATACCCGCAGATTCAATATTGAGTTGAGGATATTGCTGTTTTAATAAATATTCTGCCATAGGGCTACGGCAAATATTCCCAATACAAACCACCAAAATATTTTTAATTTGCATAAAATTATTGTCCCAAACGGTCTATGTTATATAAAGCATTTGAGAACGGGATAATCTGATTAACCACACGTTGCCAACGTGTCAAGCCAGTCGCATCAATATAAACAATATCATTACTACGTAGTCTAAATTGATTGGCTAAGCCGAAATCACCGAGACTCATTAAATTTAAATGATAAATTTCAGTAACATGATCATTTGGATTAGTCCGTACAACATATATACGGCTTGCACTTGCAGAGTTTGGATTAATGCCCAAACTTTCACCCAAAGCATCAGTTAAAGTCATGCCTTGATCACGCATTGGTAAAGCTTGATTTTTACCTGACTCACCCATCACATAAATTTTTTGGTTCTCACGTGTGCTTACATAAATAGTATCGTTTGGCTGAACCAGAAGTTTATGAAGTGAATAGCCTGCTTTCTCTAAATCAATCGTATTTAGGTTATAAGTTCGGCCATTCCGAATCAGTTGAATATAAGTGTTATCACCTGTCGTAGTGACGCCACCTGCCATACCTAATGCAGTATAAATACTCACCGGTTGATCGCTTAGGTAAAATTGGCCACCTTTGGTAACACTACCTTGAACAGAGAAGCGCTGCCCTT
The window above is part of the Acinetobacter baumannii genome. Proteins encoded here:
- a CDS encoding polysaccharide biosynthesis/export family protein, with product MKYCQFFSVLALSLSAASCAVTSGLQTYDIPSEGVYKTDLGTTVNVVKISQETLPAIQPAQIDYQRDYASLFKTQQSIYRLSPGDILSIQLWAYPEITPPVNGISSEQSIQANGYPIDQSGYIQFPLVGRYKAAGKTLAQVNRELHNQLARFLKNPDVIVRVLSYEGQRFSVQGSVTKGGQFYLSDQPVSIYTALGMAGGVTTTGDNTYIQLIRNGRTYNLNTIDLEKAGYSLHKLLVQPNDTIYVSTRENQKIYVMGESGKNQALPMRDQGMTLTDALGESLGINPNSASASRIYVVRTNPNDHVTEIYHLNLMSLGDFGLANQFRLRSNDIVYIDATGLTRWQRVVNQIIPFSNALYNIDRLGQ